The following proteins are co-located in the Triticum aestivum cultivar Chinese Spring chromosome 1A, IWGSC CS RefSeq v2.1, whole genome shotgun sequence genome:
- the LOC123061491 gene encoding GDSL esterase/lipase At5g45910 yields the protein MATMRAAAALLGAVVLLCALRHGGAQRYEAIYSFGDSISDTGNLCVGGCPSWLTTGQSPYGETFFKRPTGRCSDGRVIVDFLAEHFGLPLLPASKAGGDFKKGANMAIIGATTMDFAFFQSIGLSDKIWNNGPLDTQIQWFRKLLPSACGKDCKRHLSKSLFVVGEFGGNDYNAALFSGRTMADVRGYVPRVVSHIVRGLENMIRLGAMDVVVPGVLPIGCFPIYLTLYGTSNAGDYDGDGCLKSHNELSAHHNSLLRRSLANLQRTYPRTRIMYADFYAQVIQMIRAPQNFGLKYGLKVCCGAGGQGKYNYNNKARCGMAGASACADPQNYLIWDGIHLTEAAYRSIANGWLKGPYCSPRILH from the exons ATGGCGACGATGAGAGCCGCCGCCGCGCTGCTTGGCGCCGTGGTGCTGCTGTGCGCGCTCCGTCACGGCGGGGCGCAGCGGTACGAGGCCATCTACAGCTTCGGCGACTCCATCTCCGACACCGGCAACCTCTGCGTCGGCGGCTGCCCGTCGTGGCTCACCACGGGCCAGTCGCCCTACGGGGAGACTTTCTTCAAGCGCCCCACCGGCCGCTGCTCCGACGGCCGCGTCATCGTCGATTTCCTCG CCGAGCACTTTGGGCTGCCGCTGCTGCCGGCGTCCAAGGCCGGCGGCGACTTCAAGAAGGGCGCCAACATGGCGATCATCGGCGCCACCACCATGGACTTCGCCTTCTTCCAGTCCATCGGCCTCAGCGACAAGATCTGGAACAACGGGCCCCTGGACACCCAGATCCAGTGGTTCCGGAAGCTCCTCCCGTCGGCCTGCGGCAAGGACTGCAAGAGGCACCTCTCCAAGTCCCTGTTCGTGGTGGGCGAGTTCGGCGGCAACGACTACAACGCGGCGCTCTTCTCCGGTCGCACCATGGCCGACGTGAGGGGCTACGTGCCGCGGGTCGTCAGCCACATCGTCCGTGGCCTCGAG AACATGATCAGACTAGGCGCGATGGACGTGGTGGTGCCGGGGGTGCTCCCCATCGGGTGCTTCCCGATCTACCTGACCCTCTACGGCACCTCCAACGCCGGCGACTACGACGGCGACGGGTGCCTCAAGAGCCACAACGAGCTCTCCGCCCACCACAACTCGCTGCTCCGGCGGAGCCTCGCCAACCTCCAGAGGACCTACCCCCGCACCAGGATCATGTACGCCGACTTCTACGCGCAGGTCATCCAGATGATCCGGGCCCCTCAGAATTTCG GCCTCAAGTACGGGCTGAAGGTGTGCTGCGGCGCCGGCGGGCAGGGcaagtacaactacaacaacaAGGCGAGGTGCGGCATGGCCGGGGCGAGCGCCTGCGCCGACCCGCAGAACTACCTCATCTGGGACGGCATCCACCTCACGGAGGCGGCGTACCGTTCGATCGCCAACGGGTGGCTCAAGGGCCCCTACTGCAGCCCCCGCATCCTGCACTGA